DNA from Terriglobus tenax:
GCTGTGCTGACGATGGGGATGTCGGGATGCACGAACAATACCGCCAGCTCAAGCTCCAGTTCCGGCTCCTCTGGAACGACGAATACCACCAAGGGCACCTACACCATTACAGTGACGGCAACCAGCAGTTCAACCAGCTCCACGGTGACTTCCCACAGTTCGCAGGTCACGTTTGTTGTGAATTAGGCAAGCAGGCAAGACGCGTGCTGGCGACGAGGGTGGCTTCGGCTGCCCTTGTTCCATTTCAAGACTGCAATTGGGCACTGGCGATTTGCGGCGATTGACAGAGTCTTTGGGTAGCCGGAAAATCATGGCATTCGCAGTTATCCCCCCGGTGCGCGTCCGTCGCTGTATCCGTCTCTAAAGGCCTTTTTATGTTGAACTTTCGCTGCTTTGCAGCTTCTTTTCTGGCCCTTGTTTCCATCTCCGCATCCGCACAGATCCCCAACCGTGCCAAGCCTCTGATCACCCAGCCGGTCAACGATGCGCGCCGTGTTGCGCTGCGTGGCACCATTCATCCGCTGGTGCACTCCGCCAGTGACCAGGGTTCCGTAGGGGATGCTGTGTCCCTGGACAGGATGCTGATGACGCTGCGCCGCAGCGAAGACCAGGAAACCGAACTGAAGCAGTTGATCGATCAGCAGCAGGACAAGACCTCGGCCAACTACCACCGCTGGCTGACGCCAGACGAGTTTGGAGCGCGCTTCGGGGCATCAGATTCCGACATCTCAACGCTGACAAGCTGGCTTACCTCACACGGCTTCAGCAATGTTTCCGTCAGCAAGGGACGTACGACGGTGGAGTTTTCCGGATCTGCCGGAACAGCACGGCAGGCTTTTGGTCTCTCCATGCACCGCTTCTCGTACCTGGGCAAGCAGCGCACGGCAAACGTGACCGATCCGCTGATTCCAGCGGCGCTGGCTCCACTGGTGGCTGGCTTCAGCTCGTTGAATAACTTTCCGAGACACACCTTCAGCCAGAACTACGGAGCGTATCGCCGCGATGCGAAGACCGGGAAACTGCAGCCTACCGGGAACGGGCCTTCCTCGCAGTATGTGTTTACCTCGGGTGGGTCCCGGTATCTGGGACTGACTCCGTATGATTTCGCAACGCTTTACAACCTGAAGCCACTATGGAATACCTCGGTGGACGGAACCGGGCAGACGATCGCCATCGTGGGGCAATCTGACCTTGATCCGCAGGATTTTGTGAACTTCCGCACCCTGTTTGGTCTGCCGCTGGGCAATACCTCCGGGCCAACAGGAACGCAATATCTGAATATCCTTCACAACGGCCCGAATCCAGGCTTCCTGGACGACGAAATTGAGGGCGACATCGATGTGCAATGGTCGGGCGCGGCAGCTCCTGGTGCAACCATCGATTATGTTTCTTCGCTGGGCACAGAAACAACGGCGGGCATCGATCTCTCGGCGCTCTACATCATCGACAATAACCTTGCGCCGATCATCAGCGAAAGCTGGGGTATCTGCGAGTTCTTTGCCGGTACAGACGGCAATAGCTTTTACAGCAGCCTGTGGCAGCAGGCGGCGGCACAGGGGATTACCATCATGGTGGCCGCAGGCGACGCAGGCTCCGGCACCTGCGACCAGAACAAGAGCTATGCCAGCTACGGCCTGACCGTCAATGCGATTGCATCCACCCCCTACAGCACAGCCGTGGGCGGTACGGACTTCCAGACCTTCTTCGATGACAACGGCCAGTTCGGTTCGGGGAACAACACTACAACCAAGCAGTCCATCTCCGCCTACATCCCGGAGACGACCTGGAACAATACCTGCACGAATGAGCAACTTGGGCTGAGCAGCCTGTTTCCCGGAAGTTCGGCGGAGACCATCTGCAACAACTCTCTGGCGCAGACACGATACGGACTGTTGACCACAACCGGTGGCGGTGGTGGACGCAGCAACTGCATTAGCCTGACCGGCAATACGCTTTCCACCTGCACGGGTGGTTATGCCAAGCCATCGTGGCAGACCGGCAGTGGCGTTCCTTCGGACAACGTCCGGGATCTCCCGGATGTCTCTCTCTTTGCCTCGAACGGGTTTTCAGGAGCGTTCTACATCATCTGCCAGGCGGACGCGATTTCCAGCGGCGCCGGATGCAATATCGCGGCGCCCTACAGCGACCTGCTAGGCGTAGGCGGAACCTCCGTGGGATCACCGGCCATGGCAGGCATTATGGCCTTGGTGGCGCAGAAGAATGGTGGAGGACGACTGGGCAACGCGAACTACAACCTGTATGCGTTGTTCAACAGGCAGGTCACGGCGGGTACGGGCTGTAACTCCAGCTTGACACCAAATGCGGCCTGTAACTTTAACGATGTGACGACAGGTACCAACAGCGTTCCCTGCGTCAAGGGATCGGCGAACTGCTCGCTAACAAATAGCGCGGATACCTATGGCATTCTCTCCGGCTTCAGTTCAACCTCCGGCTTCGATCTGACCACGGGACTTGGCACAGTAAACGCCGCAAACCTGGCGAATAACTGGTCAACGGTCACATACGCAGCCACGGCCACGACGCTGTCGCTTTCGCCGACTACGATCACCCATGGAACACCGGTGGCAGCAACGGTGACGGTCACCTCCGGCTCCGGCACGCCAACCGGCGATGTGTCGATCAATGGCAATACAACCAATGGTTCTGTCGGCCAGGGGACGCTGACGGCAGGGAACTATTCGCACAACTTCAATAACTTCCCCGGTGGCACGTACCTGGTAACGGCGCACTATGGAGGCGATCAGACGCGTGGCGCCTCGGACTCAAATGCTGTCAGCCTCACCGTAACTCCGGAAAACAGCAAAACAGCACTGCAACCGCTGTTTTATAACGTCACTACAGGTGCCGTCAGTACGGCGAGCAGCATGTCCTATGGGCAGTATCTCGCACTGATTAAATTCACCGTTGCCGCTGCAAGCTGTTCAGGGATCACACCGTGCAACGGCACGCCGACCGGAACGATTGCAGTGCAGAACAATGGCGCTGCGTATGGCACGGGCAACTACAAACTGAATAGCGAAGGTGTTGCAGAGATCCAGACCATCGACCTGACGCCAGGAAGCTACAGCTTTGCCGGAGCGTACAGCGGCGATGCCAGCTTCAACGCAAGCACCTCGAACAGCGGCGGATTTACCGTCTCCAAGTCCCCCACAAATACCAGCTTTACGGCTGGCGCCAGCACGCTGTCAGCGGGGCAAACGGCAGTTCTTAATATCACCGTGCCAAGTTCCAGTTATGGAAATATTCTGCAGACAGGCACGGTATCGATCCTGAATGGAAGTACCGTGCTGGGCACAGTGGCTGTCACCGGAACTTATTCCACAGCAACTGGACTGAACTACGCGACTGCAACCTACACGTTGAATGCCAGCCAGTTGACGACCGGGCCGAACAGCATCACGGTGCAGTACAGCGGCGACAATAACTATCTGGGATCAACATCCGGGGCAACGACGATCTACCTGCCTGCTGTAAGCACCACCACGCTGAGCCTTTCTCCGTCGTCGATTGCAATCGGCACAACCAACGTTACCGCCACCTACGGTGTAACCAGCACGACGCCGGGAACCATAGCGGGCACGGTGAACTTCACCGTGGATGGGGTAAATGCTGGAAGCACGACAACCCTGAGCGGAACGTATGCCTTACCAACCTCTTCGCTGAGCGCGGCCGCGCATACGGTCTATGCCGTCTTCACGTCCTCCAATAGTTCGTATCAGAATTCGGTCTCAGCACCCGCAACGCTGACCGTAACTCCTGCACCGACCTTTACGTTAGGTGCCTCTCCTGCGTCGCTCACGGTAACGCGTGGAGTTCCTGGCACAGCGAATATCTCAGTCACTGCGGTGAACGGTTTCAGCTCTTCCGTGGCCCTGGCTTGCAGCATTTCCGGATCTCCTACGGGAGCGGTCTGCGGCTTGTCTCCGTCCACCGTGACACCGGGAGTCGTCTCCGTGTTGAATATCACTACGGTTCGTGGCTCATCCCGCACGGGCAGCTTTGCACACTGGAAGCCCGCAGCTTTCGGAGGCGTAGCCTTTGCCGGGCTGTTATTCCTTCTGCGGCCTCGCCGCCGTCGGATGATGCCTCTGCTGGGCTTGTTGCTGCTACTTGGCGCGGCCGGAGCCATGAACGGCTGCGGTGGTGGCGGTACGGCTTCAACCGGAACTCCCGGGACGCCTGTGGGCACCTACACCGTGACCATAACGGGCACCAGCGGAGCCATTACGCAGACAGCAACGCTCTCGCTCACAGTGAACTAGCTCTTCTTCATACTGCGGACCGGCCTTGCAGGCTGGGGCGCAGGCGCCTCAGCCTGCGGTATCTGGGGGCTCGCACCTTCTGAGAGCTGCATCAGGTAATCCTGGGCGCTGAAGGGTTTGCTGACCTGCGACGGGCGCACGTAGTGGCCGTCAGGCGTCAGCAGGCGGGCCTTGGCATCGTCACGTAGATAGCTGCCGAGAATATCGTCGCGCAGACGGCGCAGCATCTCCGGAGCGTAGATCGGGAAAACGGCCTCGCAACGTTCGTACAGGTTGCGTGGCATCCAGTCGGCACTGCCACAGTAGACCTCGTCCTTCCCATCGTTCAGGAACCAGAAGATGCGGCTGTGCTCGAGAAAACGGCCGACGATGGAGCGCACGCGGATCCGATCGCTGAGGCCGGGAACTCCGGGACGCAGGGCGCACATGCCGCGAATAATGAGATCAATCTCCACACCGGCCTGGCTGGCACGATACATGGCCTCGATCAGCCGGCGGTCCAGCAGGCCGTTCATCTTGGCGATCATGTGTGCGGGTCTGCCTGCCTTTGCGTGCTCAATCTCACGCTCGATCAGCCGTTCCATGTCGTCCGCCAGCGTCAGCGGGGCAACCATCAACGGACGGTAGAGTTCGCCCTCGGCCTCGGCTGTCAGGTAGTTGAAGACGGCCTGAACACCGTGCGTGATCTCAGGATTTGCCGTAAGAAGGCTGATGTCAGAGTAGAAACGCGCTGTAACGGGGTTGTAATTGCCAGTGCCAAGGTGCGCGTAACGGCGCACGACACCATCTGGATCGCGGCGAACCATGAGCGCCAATTTGCAGTGTGTCTTCAGGCCGAAGATTCCGTGAAAGACCTGCACGCCGGCGTCCTCCAGCGTGCGCGCCCAGCGGATATTCGAGGCCTCGTCAAAGCGGGCCATCAGCTCAACAACGACCGTAACATCCTTCAACTGCGCGGCGTCGACGAGGGCAGCAAACATGGGCGAGTCGGCGCTGGTGCGGTACAGCGTCTGCTTCATGCTGACCACGGCCGGGTCTTCGGCAGCGGCTTCAATGAACTCTTCCACCAGGCTGTAGGTGTCAAAGGGGTGATGCAGCAGAATGTCGTTCGAGCGCAGCTCTTCCCACAGGTCGGCGGACTTGCGGTCAAGGCGGTACTCGCGGCCGTGGAAGGGCGGGAACTTCAGTCCATCGTTATCGACGCCGGAGTACAGGTTCATCAGGCGCGAGAGGTTCACGGGGCCGTCTGTCATGAAGACCTGGCGCTCGTCCAGTTCAAAGTTGGCGCGCAGCCGTTCGACGATCTCCGGATCTGCATCTTCGCTGACCTCCAGGCGGACAGCATCCCCCTTCCGGCGATTGTGGAGTTCGCTTCGCACGCTCTCCAGCAGGGAGCGGGTCTCTTCTTCCTGCAGGTAGAGGTTCGAGTTGCGCGTCACGCGGAAGGCGGTCTTGGCCAGTACCTCGTAGCCGCGGTACAGGCGCTCCGCCTGTGCTTCGATCAGGTCATGCAGGAAGATGAACTCGGTGCATCCGCTGCTGCAGGGCAGTTTGACCAGCCGGGGCAAGGAGCGGGGCACGGTGATGACGCCAAGGACAGGCTGCGCCGGAGCGGAGCCCTTCCGCTTGCGGCGGAGCAGCAGGGCAATGCATAGCGCCTTGTTCAGAACGCGAGGAAAGGGATGCGCGGGGTCGATGGTGACCGGTGTCAGCAGGGGGTCAACTTCGTCGTTGTAGTACTGCTCGGCGTGCTCGCGTGCGGTATCGTCCAGTTGTGACCATTCCAGAACGCGGATGCCCGCCTTTTCAAGAGCCGGCAGAAGCTGCTCGTTCCAGCACCGGTATTGGTCATGCACGAAGGCGTGCATCAGGCGGTTCAGCTCTTCCAGGCGGTTCTGTTCGCTCATGCCGTCGTCGGCTTCGGTGGCGGGCGTTACGTAACCGTCTTCCAGACGCTGCAGAATGCCAGCGACGCGAATCTCGACAAACTCGTCCAGATTGCTGGCGGTGATGGCCAGGAACTTGACGCGTTCGAGCAGGGGGTTGCGAGCATCCTGGGCCTCTTCCAGCACTCGCCAGTTGAAGCGCAGCCAGCTTTCGTCGCGATTGAAAAAACGGTGAGGAACCCGCGCGGGGGACGATCTACGAGGCATACGAATTATCAGCCTACCAGCAGGTTAGATGCGCGATGATGAATCTTGAGTAGACGACCTGAAAAGATATTGGCTAACCAAAGCAACCGTTGGAACATCTGTTTCTATACAGGAGATTTTCCCATGAACCGTACGACTCGTTTTCTGGCAACCTGTGTACTCGCGGGGCTGCCAGTCATGCTTACCGCCCAAACCGCCTCGCAGGACATGAAGGATGCCGGCCACGAAACCAAGCAGGCTGCCAAGAGCACCGGCAGCGGCGTGAAGAAGGGCACCGTGAAGGCCTACGACAAAACCAAGGCCGGAACCAAGAAGGCCGGCAGCGAGGTCGCCGACAAGACCGAGGAGGGCTGGAATGCCACCCAAAAAGGAACCAAGAAAGCCGGAAGCGAAGTAGCTGATAAGACCGAAGACGGCTGGGACGCGACCAAGAAGGGCACCGTGAAGGCTTACGACAAGACCAAGGCCGGAACGAAGAAAGCCGTCAACAAAGTTGACGGCGATCCGAAGACGAAGTAGCTGGTTGCGAACTACATTGCCCGCTCGCGGAACTCCACGATATTCCCATCCGGGTCTGTCGTGGAGAGCGAGCCCTTTGCGGACTTGAACGCGACACCACGCTTCTTCAGGCTGGCAGCCGCCTGTTTCAGGCTCTTCACCTGGAAGGCGACGTGCATGCGTGCGCCGATCTGGTCATCCTCGATCATGACGGTTTCGCCCGATGTACCGGGGATGGCAAAGCTTTGCGTCTTCGTTACCGGGAAGCGGAGCTTCTCCGTGTAGAAAGCGCGCGCCGCGGGCACATCCTTCATGGCCAGCGAGACACTGACCAGCTTGCCGGAGACCGGCGTTCCAAGGTGCTTGCCATGATCGTTGGAGTGCAGCGAGCCGGGCATGTACTGCGTGTACTCAATGTTCTGCTTCTCCGGCCCTTCCATGGTGAACAACAGGTTGCCGGCGCCGGCCTTGCGTAGTTCGTTCGGCTTCAGTTCATCCTTCACATACTGCTTGTGCAGGGAATCGAGATCGCTGCCATAAAAGCACAGGTGGAGGAAGCCAACTTCGGGCTGCTTCTCCGTTACCGGGTAAAGCTCAATGAACTGGTCATCGTTGATCTTCATGAACGAACGATCCAGAACACCTTTATTTTCCAGCGTGAAGGCCTGGATGTAACCAATCTTCTCGTAGAAAGCGCGCGCCGCAGGCACATCCTTGACGCGGATCGCAACGTGGGCAAAGCCGTCCATGGGGACAGACTGGGCGGAGAGCGCCGTGGTGGCACTGATCAGCAGGGCGAACAGCAGCTTACGCATTCAGTTCCTTCGCAAGTGGGAATGTCTGCCTGGCGGAAAGCCAGAGCAACGCAGACCAGTATAGGTCAGCGCCCAGCAGATGAACGACCTGCATCCACGTTGGAGCCAGCAGCAGCAGGTCCGCCAGGCCCAGCGCAATCTGAAATGCAAGCAGAGCGAGCACCAGGTTCGCGAGCGGCGATCCCCAGGCGCGCTTCAGCAGCCATACGACAAAGATGGTTGCAAGAATGGCGCTCAGCGGATGCACGCTGCGCAGGCGAAGGATCATGGGGGCGGAGCTGGAGAAATCCTGGACGAAGGCCGCACGCAGAGAAGTCGAGGGGAAGAGCGTATCGCCGAGCGCCGCCAGCGAGCCGCTCACGCCAACAACAAGCGTGCTGACTATTCCAACAATGCTGAACCAGAGATTGCGTCGCGAAACGGTGAACCGCCACGGCCGCTCCAGGAAGTACACCGACAAGGTGTACGCACCCAGCAACAGGAGCGTATTCGACAGATGGATCGAGAGCAGGATCACGCGGCCCACTGACCGGTTGCCGGTCACATAGCCGAGCTTGACCAGTACCGCTCCGAGAATTGCCTCATTTACCAGCAAAATGGTTGCTGCGACAATCGCTTTGCGCGCCGGATGGTACTTTGCCGTTGCAGCGAAGACTGCGATAAGCAAGGCAACGGTCAACAGTGTTGCGCCGCCCGTCATCATGCGATGGGTGAACTCGACAATCGTGTCGACACGGGGGGAATGGGGAATGACCTGGCCGTTGCACAAAGGCCAGTGGTTGCCGCAGCCCGCACCGGAGCCGGTTGCGCGGACGACCGCGCCCCACAGCACCACGAGGATGTTCCATCCAAGCGTCAACCATGCCAGACGCCGCACGTTTGGGGTGAGGGCTTGCGAGGGAGCGAACTGTACCGCTGCTGTAGCCACGGCTCTATTCTAGCTCCGGCGCGACAGCATTATGCAGTGAGCGGCATCACATGCCAAGCGCTTTGCGGGTCGGCGCGTAATCTTTGGCAAGGGAAAGCGATGTGCGGTATTCCGCCTGAGCACCATCCTTGTCTCCCTGGCGCTCCAGAATCTTGCCAAGCATCAGGTGAGCACGGAAGGCAGGGCCGGAATCAGATTTCGCGGGCGAGGCGAGATACTCCTTCAGGACCTTCTCGGCCAGCGCAGATTCACGGTTCTGCTCGACCAGAAAGGTCGCTGCATCAAAACTGGCGCTGGTACGCTGGCGGTCCGTGGCAAATACTTCTTTCACCACTCCAACCGCGTCGTCGACACGCTTCCGGCGATCGTAAAACGCAACCAGGTCCATCAGGTTCTCTGCGTTACGCCTGCTTTCAAGCTCGCGTTTCAGTTCGCTCTCTGCGGCGACGTAGTTCTTTTCCTTCTCGGCAACGATGGAGAGGATGCGGTGGTACTTGACGGCAGAGAGGGGCTGAATCTTCTCCGCCAGCTGGCGAGCCTTGTCCGTCCCGCCACCCACGATGGAAGGGGCGCGGGCATAGAACTCACCGAGGTCGTTGATCGCTTCCAGGTCTTTCGGAGCAAGCTGGTAGGCGCGCTCAAACGAAGCCACACTGCGCTTGGCCATGCTGAAGCCGGTAAACGGTCCGGATTTATCAGCCTTCTGGCCGTAGGCTCGGCCCAGCCAGAGCAGGTAGACCGCGTTGTCGGAATCATTGGCGACAGCTGCCTCGCAGTGGGGAACGGCGCGATCCGGAAGCTCCTGGGCGTAGTAGGCGCGGCAAAGCAGATGGTGCGAAACCGCGTCGTGCGGATTTGCCTTAACCGCCGGCTCCAGAGCAGAGGAAAGCTCGTCGACGCGGCCAGCCATCAGGGCAGCACGCGCCTCGGAGACGTCCATAGCCCGCAGTGAGAGCGGGATCGTCAGCAGCAACAGCAGGAAAACCGGGTTCAGGCGATGCATCATCGACGCCTTATTCGACAACATTCACCAGCAAACCGTCAGTCAGTTCGCTGTTGTCCGTCGAGTTAACCGCGACTTTGTCGGTAATAGACAGGCCGCTGGCGATCTCAATCCGGGTCGGCGTCAAAGCAGCGCCTACCTTCACGGGAGTGCGCACCAGTTTGCCATCCACAATGCGCAGAACATAGCTGTCAGCACCCTGCGTGTGCAGCGCCTCACGCGGAATAGACATGGCGTGCGGATGCTGCAGGGTGGTCACGGTCACCGTGACGTTGGTATTCGGCAACAGGTCGCCATGGGCGTCATCCACGCTGATGATGCACTCGCCGACGTTTCGCGTGCCGTAGTTGATGATGGTGGTAGGCACCTGTACAACGTGCCCGTGCCATACCTTGCCGGGCTTGGCATCCCACACAATCGTGACAGCCTGGTTGACGGCCAGCTTGCCGACCTCGGGCTCGTCAAAGTACGCCGTAACCTGGATACGATCAAGGTTGGCCAGGGAGAACAGGGTCTCTCCTGCGGGAACAAAGTCAGACTCCTGGACCGGAATCGAATAGACCGTTCCCTCGAAGGGAGCACGGACATTCAGCTCGCCATACAGCTTGCGGGCGGAAGCGACAGCGGCCGAAGCGTCACTCTCCTGCGCCTTGACGCGGGTTCGATCCTGCGTGCTGTAACGCGTCGCGGAAGAGAAGCGCTGCTCGATGGCGATACGGGAGGAGCGGGCGTTCTCAAGCCGCTGCTGCGCGGCCAGTACTTCGCTGCCGGAAGCGGCACCCTTCTGCTGTAAAAGCTGCAGGGCGGTCACGTCGCGCTGGGCCTGCTGCTCCTGAAGCCGTGCCTTGGACAGGTCTGAGCTCATGCCGATGCGTTCGTCGGTGGTGCCGCCTGCCTCCAGGTCATGCATAGAAGCCTGTGCTCCAGCCAGCGCGGATTGCGCCGTCGCAAGACGGCTTCGGGCCTCGGAATCATTCAGGTGGATCAGCAACTGACCGGCCTTCACCTTGTCGCCGGCATTGACATAAATCTCCTCGACGGTTCCGGCCATGGGAGCATGGGCGTCAAACGGCTCCACCGGCTGTACCTTGCCGTTGGTGGAAACCGTGCTGGTCAGATTTTCAAAGCCAACCTGCGCGGCATGAATGCTGACCTTGCTGCGCAAAACGGAGCGCAGACCGAACCCAACGGCAACCAAAACCGCCAGGACAAGCAGAGCGACGACGAGTGTGCGAGTGGAACTAGATTCTTTCTGGGCCATAGGGCAAACGAAGCGTCAGTATATCTGACGCAGATGGAACGAGTTGCGGCACAAAAAGTTATTGTGCCGGGTCAAAAGGCCGTAGATCGCACAGCTCCAGCTCAATTGCCGTGCCGAAATTAGGGTTCGAGTTTTCCCGGATGCGGAACGCCAGCTCCACCAGGGAATCAACGGCCAGACCCAGTTCCTGAAGGCGGGTAGGCCAGTGCATGCGGCGCGACCAGGCAAGGCAGGCAATGGAGGCGTTGCCTTGTTCCAGCCTCAGACGCAGGTGTTTGTCCTTGAGGACACGGATGTCGAGGATGCGCACCGGACCAGTACAGAAGACCGGCTCCGGATTGGAATGACCGAAGGGCTCAAAGCGGCGAAGCTGGTCCAGCAGGGCGGGCGTAATGCGTTCCAGCGGCAGGGAAGCATCGCAATGCAGGGCAGGGAGCATGGCCTCGG
Protein-coding regions in this window:
- a CDS encoding COX15/CtaA family protein; protein product: MATAAVQFAPSQALTPNVRRLAWLTLGWNILVVLWGAVVRATGSGAGCGNHWPLCNGQVIPHSPRVDTIVEFTHRMMTGGATLLTVALLIAVFAATAKYHPARKAIVAATILLVNEAILGAVLVKLGYVTGNRSVGRVILLSIHLSNTLLLLGAYTLSVYFLERPWRFTVSRRNLWFSIVGIVSTLVVGVSGSLAALGDTLFPSTSLRAAFVQDFSSSAPMILRLRSVHPLSAILATIFVVWLLKRAWGSPLANLVLALLAFQIALGLADLLLLAPTWMQVVHLLGADLYWSALLWLSARQTFPLAKELNA
- a CDS encoding tetratricopeptide repeat protein — translated: MLSNKASMMHRLNPVFLLLLLTIPLSLRAMDVSEARAALMAGRVDELSSALEPAVKANPHDAVSHHLLCRAYYAQELPDRAVPHCEAAVANDSDNAVYLLWLGRAYGQKADKSGPFTGFSMAKRSVASFERAYQLAPKDLEAINDLGEFYARAPSIVGGGTDKARQLAEKIQPLSAVKYHRILSIVAEKEKNYVAAESELKRELESRRNAENLMDLVAFYDRRKRVDDAVGVVKEVFATDRQRTSASFDAATFLVEQNRESALAEKVLKEYLASPAKSDSGPAFRAHLMLGKILERQGDKDGAQAEYRTSLSLAKDYAPTRKALGM
- a CDS encoding Ig-like domain repeat protein, whose translation is MLNFRCFAASFLALVSISASAQIPNRAKPLITQPVNDARRVALRGTIHPLVHSASDQGSVGDAVSLDRMLMTLRRSEDQETELKQLIDQQQDKTSANYHRWLTPDEFGARFGASDSDISTLTSWLTSHGFSNVSVSKGRTTVEFSGSAGTARQAFGLSMHRFSYLGKQRTANVTDPLIPAALAPLVAGFSSLNNFPRHTFSQNYGAYRRDAKTGKLQPTGNGPSSQYVFTSGGSRYLGLTPYDFATLYNLKPLWNTSVDGTGQTIAIVGQSDLDPQDFVNFRTLFGLPLGNTSGPTGTQYLNILHNGPNPGFLDDEIEGDIDVQWSGAAAPGATIDYVSSLGTETTAGIDLSALYIIDNNLAPIISESWGICEFFAGTDGNSFYSSLWQQAAAQGITIMVAAGDAGSGTCDQNKSYASYGLTVNAIASTPYSTAVGGTDFQTFFDDNGQFGSGNNTTTKQSISAYIPETTWNNTCTNEQLGLSSLFPGSSAETICNNSLAQTRYGLLTTTGGGGGRSNCISLTGNTLSTCTGGYAKPSWQTGSGVPSDNVRDLPDVSLFASNGFSGAFYIICQADAISSGAGCNIAAPYSDLLGVGGTSVGSPAMAGIMALVAQKNGGGRLGNANYNLYALFNRQVTAGTGCNSSLTPNAACNFNDVTTGTNSVPCVKGSANCSLTNSADTYGILSGFSSTSGFDLTTGLGTVNAANLANNWSTVTYAATATTLSLSPTTITHGTPVAATVTVTSGSGTPTGDVSINGNTTNGSVGQGTLTAGNYSHNFNNFPGGTYLVTAHYGGDQTRGASDSNAVSLTVTPENSKTALQPLFYNVTTGAVSTASSMSYGQYLALIKFTVAAASCSGITPCNGTPTGTIAVQNNGAAYGTGNYKLNSEGVAEIQTIDLTPGSYSFAGAYSGDASFNASTSNSGGFTVSKSPTNTSFTAGASTLSAGQTAVLNITVPSSSYGNILQTGTVSILNGSTVLGTVAVTGTYSTATGLNYATATYTLNASQLTTGPNSITVQYSGDNNYLGSTSGATTIYLPAVSTTTLSLSPSSIAIGTTNVTATYGVTSTTPGTIAGTVNFTVDGVNAGSTTTLSGTYALPTSSLSAAAHTVYAVFTSSNSSYQNSVSAPATLTVTPAPTFTLGASPASLTVTRGVPGTANISVTAVNGFSSSVALACSISGSPTGAVCGLSPSTVTPGVVSVLNITTVRGSSRTGSFAHWKPAAFGGVAFAGLLFLLRPRRRRMMPLLGLLLLLGAAGAMNGCGGGGTASTGTPGTPVGTYTVTITGTSGAITQTATLSLTVN
- a CDS encoding efflux RND transporter periplasmic adaptor subunit encodes the protein MAQKESSSTRTLVVALLVLAVLVAVGFGLRSVLRSKVSIHAAQVGFENLTSTVSTNGKVQPVEPFDAHAPMAGTVEEIYVNAGDKVKAGQLLIHLNDSEARSRLATAQSALAGAQASMHDLEAGGTTDERIGMSSDLSKARLQEQQAQRDVTALQLLQQKGAASGSEVLAAQQRLENARSSRIAIEQRFSSATRYSTQDRTRVKAQESDASAAVASARKLYGELNVRAPFEGTVYSIPVQESDFVPAGETLFSLANLDRIQVTAYFDEPEVGKLAVNQAVTIVWDAKPGKVWHGHVVQVPTTIINYGTRNVGECIISVDDAHGDLLPNTNVTVTVTTLQHPHAMSIPREALHTQGADSYVLRIVDGKLVRTPVKVGAALTPTRIEIASGLSITDKVAVNSTDNSELTDGLLVNVVE
- a CDS encoding VOC family protein, yielding MRKLLFALLISATTALSAQSVPMDGFAHVAIRVKDVPAARAFYEKIGYIQAFTLENKGVLDRSFMKINDDQFIELYPVTEKQPEVGFLHLCFYGSDLDSLHKQYVKDELKPNELRKAGAGNLLFTMEGPEKQNIEYTQYMPGSLHSNDHGKHLGTPVSGKLVSVSLAMKDVPAARAFYTEKLRFPVTKTQSFAIPGTSGETVMIEDDQIGARMHVAFQVKSLKQAAASLKKRGVAFKSAKGSLSTTDPDGNIVEFRERAM
- the ppk1 gene encoding polyphosphate kinase 1 — its product is MPRRSSPARVPHRFFNRDESWLRFNWRVLEEAQDARNPLLERVKFLAITASNLDEFVEIRVAGILQRLEDGYVTPATEADDGMSEQNRLEELNRLMHAFVHDQYRCWNEQLLPALEKAGIRVLEWSQLDDTAREHAEQYYNDEVDPLLTPVTIDPAHPFPRVLNKALCIALLLRRKRKGSAPAQPVLGVITVPRSLPRLVKLPCSSGCTEFIFLHDLIEAQAERLYRGYEVLAKTAFRVTRNSNLYLQEEETRSLLESVRSELHNRRKGDAVRLEVSEDADPEIVERLRANFELDERQVFMTDGPVNLSRLMNLYSGVDNDGLKFPPFHGREYRLDRKSADLWEELRSNDILLHHPFDTYSLVEEFIEAAAEDPAVVSMKQTLYRTSADSPMFAALVDAAQLKDVTVVVELMARFDEASNIRWARTLEDAGVQVFHGIFGLKTHCKLALMVRRDPDGVVRRYAHLGTGNYNPVTARFYSDISLLTANPEITHGVQAVFNYLTAEAEGELYRPLMVAPLTLADDMERLIEREIEHAKAGRPAHMIAKMNGLLDRRLIEAMYRASQAGVEIDLIIRGMCALRPGVPGLSDRIRVRSIVGRFLEHSRIFWFLNDGKDEVYCGSADWMPRNLYERCEAVFPIYAPEMLRRLRDDILGSYLRDDAKARLLTPDGHYVRPSQVSKPFSAQDYLMQLSEGASPQIPQAEAPAPQPARPVRSMKKS